Part of the Candidatus Poribacteria bacterium genome, CCGAAACCTTCCAACGGATGGCGAAGATCGTTGATGAGCAGAACGCCGGTGACCCGAATTATCGGGATATGTCGCTGAACTATGATCAGAGTGTCGCATTCCAAGCGGCTTTGGACTTGGTTTTTAAAGGGTGTGAACTCCCGAACGGGTATACCGAATTTGTGCTGCATCCGCGTCGGCAAGAAGTCAAAGCAGGCGGCTAATCAAGTCAGATGAGTTCCCAAATTCGGTGGAATCGGTTTGATGAAGTTAAATAGTTCGGTAATTCTATGTTTTCCCAAATCCGGTAGGTGCGGTTTCTAACCGCACCGGATTTTACACAGAGACCTTGAATATTTCAAAAAACCGCTTTAGCCCCGTAGGGGCGGCATCTATGTAGAATAATTGGGTTAGAATATAGAATGACGAGCGGATAAAAAAATAAAGAAGGGAAGGATGTCTGATGCCTCCTTCCCTTTTCTTTTTTGTCATGCCCGGTAGGAGCGGTTTCTTGAGGAAACATAGGTGTCAATTTTAGAAAAATAGAGGCGGTTTTGCCGCGATGGAAGTGTTCTCAAAACCAAACACCGCGGGTATCGCATAGAAAATCTTCGGCTAAAATATGCTCTTGAGTCCCGTAGGGTTTATTTGCTTGGGTATTTCTTCACTATGTTTATAGCAGCGGGTCTGAGCAAAGGTCCAAGCCCTGTAAGGGGTTTGCTTGGGGGTTTCTACAGCATATGTATAATAACTGTTCCTACCGAGAATAACAGATTATGCGTCAAGTCGGTAAAATCTGATGGCGTTGTTGCGGAAGAGATTATCTAACTCTTCAGATGAGCACCCGGATACAGCCGCTCTCAAAGTCTCTACCCACCGTGGATAATCCGAGGCTTGCGTGGAGACGGGCCAATCGCTGCCGTATATAACGCGATTGAACCCGAAGCAGGCGATAACGTGTTCAATATACGGTTGTAAATCCGCAGGTGTCCATACGTCGAGAGCTGCCTCCGTTACCAAACCTGATATTTTGCAATGGACATTCGGGAATGTCGCAAGCGTTTGGATCTCCTGTTTCCACGGCTCAAAAAGTTGATTCTTGATGTCGGGTTTGCCGATGTGGTCTAAAATGAATTGGACGTGCGGACACTGTTCCACGAGCCGAATGGCATTGGCGAGTTGCGGGTGGAAGATACAAATATCGAAACTCAGTCCGTACCGAGAAAGCGTTTTAACACCATTCACGAAGTCGGGGTGAACACAGAAATCCACGCTTTCGGATTGAATGAGGCGACGGATACCTTTAACGAATGGATTCTCTGCCAGTTTTTCAACAAAGGGTGCCACCTGTTCTCCCCCTTCGAGCGGTGCCCACGCAACAATGCCTTGAATCCGAGGGTCTACTGTCGTCGCGAGATCCGTAACCCAAGCCGTCTCTTTCAAACCGTCATCGGGATGTGTGTCGCATTGGACGAAGACGATGGATTCTATATCCAGTTCACCGGACGCGTCGTTGTAATCTTTTAGGAGATAAGGTCTGTTTAGGACTGGGACTTCCGTGAGCCAGGGGTATCTTAACTGTTGCGGATGCCATAGGTGAACATGCGTGTCAACGATCGGGAATTGCTCCATTGCGTGCTCCTATATTTCACCTTTAATTGTATTTAAGTTTGAGGATATTTTAAGGCTTCTCCCCGAAATTGTCAATATTTTCTTTTCGTAATTCAGGGCATTCCCCACTTCAGTAGGAGCGAGTTCTACTCGCGATTCTTTCACTGAGGGGGTACGTATCACCCACCCTGCCTACTGATTGCTAATTGCTAATCGCTAATCGCTAATCGCTATTCTTCTAACCCCTGATAGCCATTCACCAAAAGGGTTTGCCAAAAAGTCTGATGATGTGCTAAACTGATAGATATTCCCAACGGAGGACGAATATGTCAAAAAAATCTCGAATTGTTATGGTAGCAGGAAGTGCGAGTCATGGCGGTGGAGCGCATGAGCATCCCGCGGGGTGTGCCTTTCTCGCCGATCAGTTGAACAAGGCTGTGGACAGCGTGGAAGTCGTGGTCTCGCAGGGATGGCCCGAAGATCCAGCGACTTTCACCGATACAGATGCCATTATTGTTTACTCGGACGGTGGTGCTGGGCATCTTAGCATTCCACACCTTGAACAGATATCTGGACTGGTGGAACAGGGTATCGGACTTGGGATGTTACACTATGCTGTGGAAGTGCCGAAGGGGGAACCCGGGGATCGCTTCTTGGAGTGGATCGGCGGCTACTTTGAGACTCACCTTTCGGTCAATCCGTATTGGACAGCAACGTTTACCGGATTTCCTGAACACCCCACAACACACGGAATAGAGCCGTTTTCATTGGAAGACGAATGGTATTACCACATGCGGTTTCGTGAAAATATGCAGGGTGTGACACCTGTGTTGAGTGCCATCGCACCTGCTTCGACACTTGAGCGACCCGACGGACCGCATAGCGGGAATCCGCATGTGCGGGCATCGGTCGCAAACGGTGAGCCGCAGCACTTGGGATGGTGTGTGGAACGCCCAGATGGCGGACGTGGATTCGGATTTACCGGCGGACATCTCCATCGGAATTGGGCGGACGATCAACTTCGTAAATTCATTCTCAACGGTATCGTGTGGACAGCGAAGATGGAGGTCCCTGAGGACGGTATCTCTACACCGACGCCAACCGAAGCAGAATTGGATGCATATCTGTAGTTTTAGAATGATTTGGGTAATTCTGCTGGAGGATCGAAAAAATATGGCAAAGAAATCTCGAATTGTTTTGGTGGCAGGAAGTGGAAGTCGTGGCAGTGGCGCGCATGAGCATCCCGCTGGGTGTGCCTTTCTTGCCGAGCAGTTAAACAAAAATGTCGACGGCGTAGCGGCAGAGGTCTCGCAGGGGTGGCCCGAAGATCCAGCGATTTTCACCGATACAGATGCTATTATTGTTTATTCAGGCGGTGGTGAAAAACATCTTAGCATCCCGCATCTTGATCGGATTAGTGAATTGATGGCACAGGGCATAGGACTCGCAATGTTACACTTTGCAGTCGAGGTGCCGAAGGGCAAGCCGGGTGATTGTTTCTTAGACTGGATCGGTGGTTACTTTGAACCCGGCCTTTCGGTGAATCCTTATTGGATAGCAACGTTTACTGAATTTTCTGAACACCCGATAACACGTGGAATGGAGCCATTTTCATTGAAAGATGAGTGGTATTATCACATGCGGTTTCGTGAAAATATGCGGGGCGTGACACCTGTGTTGAGTGCGATTGCACCTGCATCAACGCTCAAAAGACCCGATGGACCATACAGCGGCAATCCACAAGTCCGTGCTTCGGTTGCAAAGGGCGAACGACAGCACTTGGGGTGGTGCGTCGAACGTCCCGATGGCGGGCGTGGGTTCGGATGTACCGGTGGACATTACCATCAGAATTGGGGGAATGATCAATTCCGTAAGTTAATTCTCAACGGGATTGTCTGGACAGCAAAGATGGAAGTCCCTGAAGGAGGTATCTCCACGCCGACACCAACCGAAATGGAATTGGAGGCGTATCTGTAGGTGCGGCATTATTCTATGAGTAGGCTGAATGAAGTCTAAATAATTCGGTAATTCTATATTTCCACAGGCACGGTAGGTGCGGTGTTTTTGCTGGGGTGTTTCCCGCACCGGATATGGCTATGGCATTACCAAATTAATAAATTAATCTTCATCTGACCGCATTGAATTTTACCTTTATGAAACCGCATCTACCGACTAAGGAGACGGAACATGGACCAAGCGTTACAAGATTATCTCTTCGACCTACAAGGCTATCTAATTTTAGAGAACGCAATCTCGAAAACCGATCTCGATGAAATGAACGCGTGGATTGATGCGCATTGGACTTACGTTGAAGATCCGTGGGAGGAAGAAACCGAGGACAGACGGATTCCACGCTGGATCGGAAACATCGAAACGCATACCTACAACATCGAGAACGGTGTGAATTTCCAGAATATCATTGAGGGTGGCGATGTTTTCCAGAAACTCATCGACCATCCGTCATGGATCGGTTTGGTGCGGAAATACGTCCACGAAGTCAATGGGCTTTCTATCCATGAGAATTTCCTTAACGTCCGCGGTCCCGGTGGTTTCATCCATATCCACTGTGGTGGACATGTCCCGCTGAGTTACCTCACCTTCCGACAGGAGAACACCGGCGAATGGATGGTAGGGCAGATTAACGTCCTGATGGCACTCAACGACATTGGACCCGGCGATGGCGCACCGGTGTTGGTGCCGAGTAGCCATAAATGCACAGAGATTCACCCGCGTTTGAAGGTCGATGGGAAAGGTTTGGTCTACGACGGTGTAAGCGGTAAACCCGCAGGGACAGCCTTTGCGACGAAGGAGATCTATCTCAAAGCAGGCGATGTCGTCATGTTCACGGATGCGATTACGCACGGGTCGGCAGAACGGACGAATGAGGGGTATCGACGATCTATCGTCTATCGCTATTCTCCGAGATATGTTCGTGAACGTTTTGACTATCCGCATTCAAAAGAATTGTTAGCACGGTTGACACCCGATCAACGCAAGATTATCCAACCGACAGCACCGCGTCGCCCGCCACAGGTTGTGTAACAGGCGAATTATGTCTTTATCTTTGAAAGGCAAAGGAGGTTCATGATGCGAAAAGTTGATTTGCAACAGCAGGCAGTTAGGTTAATCAGGCAGCTCTCTACCGAAAAACTCAAATCTGCTGTTGATTATCTCGTTTATCTTCAAGATGCAGAGACGCAAAGTGTCTCTTCTGATCACGAAATTCCATCACAAAATCTGGGAACGGCGATCCACGAAATGTTCAAACCTTTTGGCGGAGTGGAACTTGAAATACCCCCACGGGAACCGGCGCGAGAACCGCCTTGCTTTGACTATAATACTTAAAATAATCTATGGAGGATATTTTCATAATGCGCACAATTCAAGAAATATCGGCGGACTTGTCAAGCCTAAGTACCGACGAACTGCAACACATTGAGCGGGTTATTCGCGATTTATATCGGGCTCGTCATGAAACCATTATTTATGATGATGGCTACGGAATCTGGACAGAACAGGATCAGGTCTCAGCGGCAGCGGAGGTTTTTCAACAGTTTGAGAAAGAGGAAAATTTAGAAGACGATGTTGATGCCTAAACGTGGTGAGATCTGGTTAGCCGACCTTGGATTCGCGGCAAAGACGCGACCTGTTCTGGTTTTAAGTGTGCCTTTTTCAGATTCGGATTATGCTTTACTAACGATTGTACCGCATACAACAAACATAAGACGCTCTGCCTTCCAAGTTGAGCTTTCTGTATCAGGTTTGAGACCTGGTGCTTTCAACGTTCAAGGACTTACGGCAATTCCACCGTCCAAGTTCATTCGCAGGTTGGGAACATTGCGGTCTACTCAAATGAGATTGATTGAAGATACAGTAAAGGAATGGTTGGGGTTTCAGGCTTTTTCTGAAAGGCCATCGGAAAATTAACAGACTATGGGAAAACCGGAAAAAACACTCTGGGGTGGACGCTTCAGCACAAGCCTCACCACAGAGACGATAGCCTTCACGCACTCCATTGAAGCCGATACCCGACTCATCGGATACGATATCTGGGGAAGTCAGGCACATGCAATTATGCTCGCTCGGCAAGAAATTATCTCCGATGCCGACCTGCGCGAGATTTTGCGATGGCTCCAGAAAGCAGAAGCGGATTTTCAGAACGGTGATTTCACGCTCGACCCGAATAAAGAGGACGTACACATGAACGTCGAATCGTATCTGATTGAGAACGCCGGACGCGAATTCGGTGGTAAACTCCACACCGCTCGTTCTCGCAACGATCAGGTACTCGTGGACGCGCATCTTTACATTCGGGATGAGATTCTCAACCTCCAGCGCGGTCTCTCTGAACTCTGTGAGGCATTCCTACACATTGCGAAAGCACATACCGATACCGTTATGCCCGGCTATACGCATACCCAACACGCACAACCGATAAGCCTCGGTTTCTGGGCGACGGCTTATGTGAGTATGTTCCTACGGGATCAGAAACGTCTGCAATCTGCATATCGACTCGCCAATGCGAACCCTCTTGGCGCGTGTGCCTTGGCTGGCACGACCTTCCCGATTAATCGACACCTAACGACAAAACTGCTCGGTTTCGACGCACCACACGAACACGCCTTGGATGTCATCAGCAGCCGAGATTTTATCGCCGAGACGCTTTTCGCGTTGTCGCTTGTGATGGCGAACCTCTCGCGAATCAGTGAAGAAATCGTCTACTGGACGACCTATGAATTTGGGATGGCGGTGCTTGACGATGCTTATAGTTTCGGAAGTTCCATTAT contains:
- a CDS encoding phytanoyl-CoA dioxygenase family protein → MDQALQDYLFDLQGYLILENAISKTDLDEMNAWIDAHWTYVEDPWEEETEDRRIPRWIGNIETHTYNIENGVNFQNIIEGGDVFQKLIDHPSWIGLVRKYVHEVNGLSIHENFLNVRGPGGFIHIHCGGHVPLSYLTFRQENTGEWMVGQINVLMALNDIGPGDGAPVLVPSSHKCTEIHPRLKVDGKGLVYDGVSGKPAGTAFATKEIYLKAGDVVMFTDAITHGSAERTNEGYRRSIVYRYSPRYVRERFDYPHSKELLARLTPDQRKIIQPTAPRRPPQVV
- a CDS encoding ThuA domain-containing protein; translated protein: MAKKSRIVLVAGSGSRGSGAHEHPAGCAFLAEQLNKNVDGVAAEVSQGWPEDPAIFTDTDAIIVYSGGGEKHLSIPHLDRISELMAQGIGLAMLHFAVEVPKGKPGDCFLDWIGGYFEPGLSVNPYWIATFTEFSEHPITRGMEPFSLKDEWYYHMRFRENMRGVTPVLSAIAPASTLKRPDGPYSGNPQVRASVAKGERQHLGWCVERPDGGRGFGCTGGHYHQNWGNDQFRKLILNGIVWTAKMEVPEGGISTPTPTEMELEAYL
- a CDS encoding ThuA domain-containing protein — its product is MSKKSRIVMVAGSASHGGGAHEHPAGCAFLADQLNKAVDSVEVVVSQGWPEDPATFTDTDAIIVYSDGGAGHLSIPHLEQISGLVEQGIGLGMLHYAVEVPKGEPGDRFLEWIGGYFETHLSVNPYWTATFTGFPEHPTTHGIEPFSLEDEWYYHMRFRENMQGVTPVLSAIAPASTLERPDGPHSGNPHVRASVANGEPQHLGWCVERPDGGRGFGFTGGHLHRNWADDQLRKFILNGIVWTAKMEVPEDGISTPTPTEAELDAYL
- the argH gene encoding argininosuccinate lyase; this encodes MGKPEKTLWGGRFSTSLTTETIAFTHSIEADTRLIGYDIWGSQAHAIMLARQEIISDADLREILRWLQKAEADFQNGDFTLDPNKEDVHMNVESYLIENAGREFGGKLHTARSRNDQVLVDAHLYIRDEILNLQRGLSELCEAFLHIAKAHTDTVMPGYTHTQHAQPISLGFWATAYVSMFLRDQKRLQSAYRLANANPLGACALAGTTFPINRHLTTKLLGFDAPHEHALDVISSRDFIAETLFALSLVMANLSRISEEIVYWTTYEFGMAVLDDAYSFGSSIMPQKKNPDIAELTRGRTGRVYGALLDLLTNLKGLPLGYNRDFQEDKPPLWEAFDIVEACLGLLPELLRTTDFKTERMAELANANFATATELANYLVKEHQISFRECHEIVGWLVGELVQQEKTFADWELTHELLKQKKIDIPIAQLKQILDAELAIQNNQSLGGTSPAEVRRMIDDFQGRLNEIASHVDACQMQIEDAHQETLRIVEDILERPIKIML
- a CDS encoding type II toxin-antitoxin system PemK/MazF family toxin, whose protein sequence is MLMPKRGEIWLADLGFAAKTRPVLVLSVPFSDSDYALLTIVPHTTNIRRSAFQVELSVSGLRPGAFNVQGLTAIPPSKFIRRLGTLRSTQMRLIEDTVKEWLGFQAFSERPSEN
- a CDS encoding amidohydrolase family protein, encoding MEQFPIVDTHVHLWHPQQLRYPWLTEVPVLNRPYLLKDYNDASGELDIESIVFVQCDTHPDDGLKETAWVTDLATTVDPRIQGIVAWAPLEGGEQVAPFVEKLAENPFVKGIRRLIQSESVDFCVHPDFVNGVKTLSRYGLSFDICIFHPQLANAIRLVEQCPHVQFILDHIGKPDIKNQLFEPWKQEIQTLATFPNVHCKISGLVTEAALDVWTPADLQPYIEHVIACFGFNRVIYGSDWPVSTQASDYPRWVETLRAAVSGCSSEELDNLFRNNAIRFYRLDA